Genomic DNA from Candidatus Cloacimonadota bacterium:
GCAGGAAACCGTTCAGCGAGATTCCGTAATCCGCGGAATTGGCCAGCTTGTACTCATCCGAGGGCGCTTTGCCGATCAGGCTGTAGTTCCAGTCGTAGATGCTGCCAAAATAAACTTTTTGCAGGCCCACGCTGGTGGTCAGGTCCGGGATGGGGATAAGTTTGGAAAAATCCACATAGGCATATTTTAACTTCAACCCGGCTCCGTCCTTGAGCAGGTCCGTGCTGAAAATGTCCACCGTGAAGCGGCCTTTCACGCTTTCGCTGAATTTGGCTTCCAGGCCCACGTAGCCGCGCTCCAACGCAAAGAGGTTTTTGGTGATGCCGGGCCCGTAGGCCGTAAGCGAAGTATCGGCTGGCACCTGACCTTGTTCCAGGGTCCAGCGGTTCCACATTTCCCCGCTGATCTTAAGCTCCTGAGCGCCCAGCAGCGCCGGCAGCAGAGATATTCCCACCAGGGTGGCGAGAAGCATTATTTTCATCTTTTACTCCTTTTGAAGTTCTGCCCCTATCATACCGGGGGAATGTTAAGATTTTATATGGATGAGGTTAAGATTTGTTAACTCTTATGGTGAAATCCCATCTGGCTCCAAATATCAATACGGTATCAATACGGAATCAATACGGATGAAATCCGTATTGATTCCGTATTGATACCGTATTGATATTGGGAGCGGCCTGGGTTGGGGTTATGGGCGCAAACGGCGCAAAGCCTTACCGCGCAGCTGTTTGACCCGTTCCACAGAAATACCCAGCTGGATGGCCACCTCTTTCAGGGTCAGACCCTGGTTGATGGAAAGATGCAACGCTCCTTGTTCCAGGACGGGCATGGAGGCGGGAAAACAGATCGCGGGCTCAAGCCGCGGCTCGGTCTGTGTATCCGGTGCGGCCAGGTCCCTCTCTCCCAGCGGTTCCGTATTGCTCGTGACCGCCTTTTCGCTGTCCAGCGCGGCCAGCAGCCTTTTCCTGATCCAGTGGACGGCGTAGGTGCCGAACTGCGTTCCCCGTCCGGGGTCAAAGCGTTCAGCTGCCTCCAGTAATCCCAGCAGGGCTTCCTGACGCAGGTCTTCCAGCGGCAAACCGCGGTTTTGGCAGCCTCTGGCAAAGCTGTAGGCCAGGCCGATGTGCGCGTTTACCAGGCGGTCCCGGTCCGCGTGGAGGCCGGCACAGGATCCCGTCGCGTCAGTTCGGTTGGTCTGCTTCATTGTGTCGCTCCGCCAGTGGCGGAATGCTGATCCTGAAAGTGGTGCCCCGGCCTGTTTCGCTGTTCACGGTGATCTCGCCCTGATGCAGCAGAACGATGTGCTTGACGATGGCCAGGCCGAGTCCGGTGCCGCTGAGGCCGCGGTTGCGGCTGGGATCGGCCACGTAGAAACGCTCAAAGATCCTGTCCAGATGCTCAGCCTGGATGCCCCGGCCGGTATCGGAGACGGTGAAGACGGTGGTGGCGCCCTCTTTGCCGCCACGGATGCTGATTCCGCCGGTATCCGTGTAGCGGAGGGAGTTTTGCGCCAGATTGATGAAGATCTGTTCGAAGCGGAAAGGATCGCAAACCATCCGTTCCAGCCCGTCCTCGAGTTCCACGCTCAGGCTCAGTCCCTTGGCCTGAATGTCGGGCTCCAGGATCAGGCTGAGATTGGCAAAGAAAGGCCCCAGCTCGATCTCCCGCGCTTCCAGGCGGGAAGTGCTTTCCAGCCGGATCAGCTGTTCGAGGTCCTGGATGAGGTGGATAAGGCGGTTGGTGTGGCTCAGGATTATTTTCTGATGCCGGTTGTGGTTCTGCCCGGGTGTTTCCTGCATCGCCTCCGTGAAGCCTTTGATCGCCGTGAGCGGGGTCCGCAGTTCGTGGGCGAGGTTCACGATGAAGTCCTTCTTCATCCGGGCTGTTTTTTCCATGGCGTCAATGTTGTGCAGGATAAAAACATAGCGCCGGTTACTAACGCTGTGGCTGCTGGAGAGGATATAATCGTGGCCGGCGATGCTGAGGGAGAGGGGAAGCTGATCCCGCGCGGTTGGGGAACTCAAGATGGCTTCCAGCAGCTCCGGATCGCGGATGATCTCGCGGAAAGGCTGTTCGCGCGAGGGATCGAAGGCGGGAAACAGCTTTTTAAACGGCGCGTTCGCCCACAGCACCTTGCCCGCGTCATCCTGCGACCAAAGCGGGTCTTCCAGCGTGTTCAGCAGCAGGCGCAATTCCGCGCGGTGCACGGCCAGATGCCCGATCGCCCTGTCGAAGGAGGCCAGCGCCTGGTTAAGTTTTTGCGCCATGGTGTGCAATTCAGCTGTTCTGAGCTCTCCA
This window encodes:
- a CDS encoding sigma-70 family RNA polymerase sigma factor encodes the protein MKQTNRTDATGSCAGLHADRDRLVNAHIGLAYSFARGCQNRGLPLEDLRQEALLGLLEAAERFDPGRGTQFGTYAVHWIRKRLLAALDSEKAVTSNTEPLGERDLAAPDTQTEPRLEPAICFPASMPVLEQGALHLSINQGLTLKEVAIQLGISVERVKQLRGKALRRLRP